In Leishmania mexicana MHOM/GT/2001/U1103 complete genome, chromosome 20, one genomic interval encodes:
- a CDS encoding putative translation elongation factor 1-beta translates to MSTLKEVNGRLNAQPFVAGFSPSSEDARIFSEMFGNHPNVIQWVARMASYYQAERDEMLNAGSEKKATEPAKATAPAPAAAAEDDDDIDLFGETTEEEKAALEAKKAKDAEKKKAKKEVIAKSSILFDVKAWDDTIDLGALAKKLHAIQRDGLIWGDHKLVPVAFGVKKLQQLIVIEDDKVSGDDLEEMIMGFEEEVQSMDIVAWNKI, encoded by the coding sequence ATGTCCACCCTCAAAGAAGTCAACGGCCGTCTGAACGCGCAGCCGTTCGTGGCGGGCTTCTCCCCTAGCTCCGAGGATGCCCGCATCTTCAGCGAGATGTTCGGCAATCACCCGAACGTGATCCAGTGGGTGGCCCGCATGGCCTCCTACTACCAGGCCGAGCGCGATGAGATGCTCAACGCCGGCTCCGAGAAGAAGGCTACTGAGCCCGCCAAGGCCACCGCCCcagcgcctgccgctgccgcggaggacgacgacgacatcgaCCTGTTCGGGGagacgacggaggaggagaaggcagcgctggaggcgaagaaggccaaggacgcggagaagaagaaggcgaagaaggaggtGATTGCGAAGTCGTCGATCCTGTTCGATGTCAAGGCGTGGGACGACACGATCGACCTGGGGGCGCTCGCGAAGAAGCTGCACGCGATCCAGCGCGACGGCCTGATCTGGGGTGACCACAAGCTGGTGCCCGTTGCGTTTGGCGTgaagaagctgcagcagctcatcgtCATTGAGGACGACAAGGTGTCCGGCGACGACCTGGAGGAGATGATCATGGgcttcgaggaggaggtgcagtcGATGGATATCGTCGCCTGGAACAAGATTTAA